Genomic DNA from Candidatus Schekmanbacteria bacterium:
AGATTTCAGACTCATTTGTTATCCCTTCAATTTTATTCCTTAGTGAATGCAATAAATAGCATTTACTCAATCCTACAGTTTCATCAAGGAAAAAACTTTGCTGTTGGAGGAAGTATCGCCCCGAGCAGAGCTTCTGCCGGTATTCCCTTCTCGATTCCGAATATCGTGCCGCTATCCTCAAGAAGAGTCCACTGTACCCACGCGCCGTGCTGTTTAAGCTTGTAGTCAATATCATTCTGCGTAAACTTCTGACCTTTACACTTTTCAACAAGGTCAAAATAGAGTTTTATAAAGGTGTCAGCCATATCCTTCATAAATGGATAGTCGCTTTCTTCAAGATGGAATGAGTAAATGCCGGCGTGAGCTCCAACCTTTTTGTTGGTATACTTGGATTTAAAAAAATTTGCCCTTACCTGTCTCAATTCCTCATAGTCCTTGCCATGCCTCTTGCAAAGCTCTTTTATCCCATCAGCAAAGTATTTTTCATCTTCTTCATTCGAATAATATGATTTTATATCCGTACCACCTGCGAACACAACTTTGTCAGTTATATTTGCTCGAAGCTCAATATACGCCTTTGGGATAAAAGGATTTATGGGAAAGAAATGAAGCTCGAGAACCATAGCATCAGCCTTGCTTCCTTTCTGCCCAAGTTTTTCTGCAAGCACCGGAGGGGTATCAATCTTGAGATCACAGTATATCATGCTCGCTTTATCAAACTGTTCACCGCTTGAAATGCTTACATCCAGCTTTCCCATGGGGATATCCCACGTTTTTCTTTCAATCTTTGCAGAGGGGTTATACCGAAGACATAACTGCTCATAACGCCTGATGACATCCATTAAAAAATTTACCACTTCGGATTTTTGCATCATGACTTTCCCCTCCCATGTTTTTGTAAAACAATTAGCAGGTGTATCTATTTATGTCAACTTTGCAGAGCAATAAGTGTTTCCTATTTTTTGTCTTGTTCGTAAAATGTATATCTGCAAAAAAAACTATAATTACACATTAATATCTGTTCTCAATTCCTTTATAAAAAGA
This window encodes:
- a CDS encoding coproporphyrinogen III oxidase, which gives rise to MMQKSEVVNFLMDVIRRYEQLCLRYNPSAKIERKTWDIPMGKLDVSISSGEQFDKASMIYCDLKIDTPPVLAEKLGQKGSKADAMVLELHFFPINPFIPKAYIELRANITDKVVFAGGTDIKSYYSNEEDEKYFADGIKELCKRHGKDYEELRQVRANFFKSKYTNKKVGAHAGIYSFHLEESDYPFMKDMADTFIKLYFDLVEKCKGQKFTQNDIDYKLKQHGAWVQWTLLEDSGTIFGIEKGIPAEALLGAILPPTAKFFP